Sequence from the Amycolatopsis sp. NBC_00345 genome:
AAACCAATGCAGGACAACAACACTCTCGCGCGCCCGGCTCTCGAGCTCGGCATGCAGGAGCTGGAAGCCATGGAGGCGCCCGGTTTCTGGGACACCGTCGGAGGCATCTTCACCGGCGTCTCGGTGGCCAGCGCGGCCAGCTACGTGAGCTACGCGGTGAGCGTCGCGACCGTCGCCACCTGATCCGCACCGGATCGCTGTCCTCCGCTCGTGCGGAATGGGGAGGGAGGTAACAGATGCAGGAGAACACCGTGGTCCAGCCGGAACTCGAGCTGGGCATGCAGGAGCTGGAGGCCATGGAGGCCCCCGACTTCTGGGGTGGTTTCACGGCCGGCCTGACGATCAGCGGCATGGGGATCGCCAGCGCCACCGTCGTGATCACCTGATCCACCTGGTGAGAT
This genomic interval carries:
- a CDS encoding daptide-type RiPP → MQENTVVQPELELGMQELEAMEAPDFWGGFTAGLTISGMGIASATVVIT
- a CDS encoding daptide-type RiPP, whose product is MQDNNTLARPALELGMQELEAMEAPGFWDTVGGIFTGVSVASAASYVSYAVSVATVAT